The Chryseobacterium scophthalmum genome has a window encoding:
- the rocD gene encoding ornithine--oxo-acid transaminase, which yields MSIAEQTKNSQYFIELEEKHGAHNYHPLPVVLDKGEGVFVWDVEGKKYYDFLSAYSAVNQGHSHPKIVDALVNQAKKLALTSRAFYNSNLGEYEKKITILFGFDKVLPMNSGAEAVETAVKLARKWSYEVKGISENAAKIVVCENNFHGRTTTIVSFSNDPDANKNYGPFTPGFVKIPYNDLAALEEVLKNDAQNIAAFLVEPIQGEAGVYVPDENFLKNALELCKKYNVLFIADEVQTGIARTGKLIACHHENVQPDILILGKALSGGMYPVSAVLANDEIMNVIKPGQHGSTFGGNPIACAVAIAALDVVEEEKLSERAEELGKLFRSEIEKLIEKSDLITKVRGKGLLNAILINDTPESSTAWNLCLQLKENGLLAKPTHGNIIRLAPPLVITEEQLLDCVKIIEKTILDFKK from the coding sequence ATGTCAATAGCAGAACAAACAAAAAACTCACAATATTTTATTGAACTCGAAGAAAAACATGGTGCTCACAATTATCATCCGCTTCCGGTGGTTTTAGATAAAGGTGAAGGCGTTTTTGTTTGGGATGTTGAAGGTAAAAAATATTACGATTTCCTTTCGGCTTATTCAGCAGTGAACCAAGGGCATTCTCATCCGAAAATCGTTGATGCTTTGGTAAATCAGGCTAAAAAATTAGCTTTAACTTCCAGAGCTTTTTACAATTCAAACTTGGGAGAATACGAGAAAAAAATCACTATTCTTTTCGGATTTGATAAAGTTTTACCAATGAACTCCGGAGCTGAAGCTGTAGAAACAGCAGTAAAATTAGCCAGAAAATGGAGCTATGAAGTAAAAGGAATTTCAGAAAATGCGGCTAAAATTGTAGTTTGTGAAAACAATTTCCATGGAAGAACGACAACAATCGTTTCTTTCTCAAACGATCCAGATGCCAATAAAAACTACGGTCCTTTCACACCGGGATTTGTAAAAATTCCTTACAACGACCTTGCAGCTTTAGAAGAAGTTCTAAAAAATGACGCTCAAAATATTGCAGCATTTTTGGTTGAACCGATTCAGGGAGAAGCTGGAGTTTACGTTCCGGATGAAAATTTCCTTAAGAACGCTTTAGAATTATGTAAAAAATACAATGTTCTTTTCATTGCAGACGAAGTACAGACAGGAATTGCAAGAACTGGTAAATTGATTGCTTGTCACCACGAAAATGTACAACCTGATATCTTAATTTTAGGAAAAGCACTTTCAGGTGGAATGTATCCTGTTTCTGCAGTTTTGGCGAATGATGAGATTATGAATGTTATCAAGCCTGGTCAACATGGTTCTACTTTTGGAGGAAATCCAATTGCCTGTGCTGTTGCAATTGCAGCTTTAGATGTTGTAGAAGAAGAAAAACTTTCTGAAAGAGCTGAAGAATTAGGAAAACTATTCAGAAGCGAAATCGAAAAACTAATTGAAAAATCAGACTTAATTACCAAAGTAAGAGGAAAAGGTTTATTGAATGCAATCTTAATCAATGATACTCCTGAAAGTTCTACCGCATGGAATCTTTGTTTACAATTAAAAGAAAACGGACTTTTAGCAAAACCAACCCACGGAAACATCATCAGATTAGCACCACCTTTGGTTATTACTGAAGAGCAATTATTAGATTGTGTGAAGATTATTGAGAAAACAATCTTAGATTTCAAAAAATAA
- a CDS encoding glycosyltransferase family 2 protein encodes MEDPKISALLIVFNEEKNIEEALNSVEFADEIIVLDSFSTDKTVDIIKSKYPKVKLYQNKFEDFTKQRNLCISYAKNDWILFLDADERITPKLKNEILKEIKKPVTQNAYFFKRKFFFMGEKVNYSGTQNDKNIRLFKKEVAHYDENKRVHEGLSNVDNPGTLQNYLLHFSFDSYDAYYKKVIHYSKLKAKDLHEKRIPYQMVKQLSKSAFSFFKMYFLKLGILDGKKGLILSYLSALSSFKTYEYLKEEYA; translated from the coding sequence ATGGAAGATCCAAAAATAAGTGCTTTATTAATAGTCTTTAATGAAGAGAAAAATATTGAAGAAGCTTTAAACTCGGTAGAATTTGCCGATGAAATTATTGTCTTGGATTCTTTCAGCACAGATAAAACAGTTGACATTATAAAAAGTAAATACCCAAAAGTGAAGCTCTATCAAAATAAATTTGAAGACTTTACCAAACAGCGCAATCTCTGCATTTCTTATGCAAAAAATGACTGGATTCTATTTTTAGATGCTGATGAGCGAATTACTCCGAAATTGAAAAATGAAATTCTAAAAGAAATTAAAAAACCCGTTACTCAAAATGCCTACTTTTTTAAACGAAAATTCTTTTTTATGGGTGAAAAAGTAAATTATTCAGGTACTCAAAACGATAAGAACATCCGTCTTTTTAAAAAGGAAGTGGCTCATTACGACGAAAACAAAAGAGTTCATGAAGGCTTGAGTAATGTCGACAATCCGGGAACTTTACAAAACTACCTTCTTCATTTTTCTTTTGATTCTTATGACGCATATTACAAAAAAGTCATTCACTATTCAAAACTGAAAGCAAAAGATTTGCATGAAAAAAGAATTCCATATCAAATGGTAAAGCAATTATCGAAAAGCGCCTTTAGTTTCTTTAAAATGTATTTTCTAAAGCTCGGAATCTTAGATGGCAAAAAAGGGCTAATCCTCTCCTATTTAAGCGCTTTAAGTTCTTTTAAAACCTATGAGTATTTAAAAGAAGAATATGCATAA
- a CDS encoding glycosyltransferase family 2 protein, giving the protein MKLSVAIITFNEERIIEKNLNSVHDLADEIIIVDSFSKDCTEEICSKFPKVKFIQQKFLGFGKQKNFAIEQCQSEWILFLDSDEIPDEELKKSIKKIISEPQPEFNVYDVEFNNIFLGETLKYGGWGNIKRERLFRKGHGKYSEDIVHESFITTENKGKLKGKINHYTYKDIYHHIEKSNKYTSMMAEKMYKNGKKSNIFKILFKPMFQFFKSYFLRLGFLDGLVGYYAAATAAFYTFLKYKKLHEIHKFR; this is encoded by the coding sequence ATGAAGCTTTCTGTAGCGATAATTACTTTTAACGAGGAAAGAATAATCGAAAAAAATCTAAATTCAGTTCACGATTTAGCCGACGAAATTATTATTGTCGACAGTTTCTCTAAAGACTGTACAGAAGAAATTTGCTCAAAATTCCCGAAAGTAAAATTTATTCAGCAAAAATTTTTAGGTTTTGGAAAACAGAAGAATTTTGCAATTGAGCAATGTCAATCAGAATGGATTTTATTTTTAGATTCTGATGAAATTCCTGATGAAGAGCTAAAAAAATCAATCAAAAAAATAATCTCGGAACCGCAACCTGAGTTTAATGTTTATGATGTTGAATTCAACAATATTTTTTTAGGCGAAACGCTAAAATATGGAGGTTGGGGAAATATAAAAAGAGAAAGATTGTTCAGAAAAGGTCACGGTAAATATTCTGAAGACATTGTACACGAATCATTTATCACAACTGAAAATAAAGGAAAACTGAAAGGAAAGATCAATCATTATACTTATAAAGACATTTATCATCACATTGAAAAGTCTAATAAATACACCTCGATGATGGCCGAAAAGATGTATAAAAATGGTAAAAAATCAAACATTTTTAAAATTCTTTTTAAACCTATGTTTCAGTTCTTCAAATCATATTTTTTACGTTTAGGATTTCTTGACGGTCTAGTTGGTTATTACGCTGCAGCAACAGCAGCTTTTTACACCTTCCTTAAATATAAAAAACTTCACGAAATTCATAAATTCAGATAG